In one window of Candidatus Scalindua sp. DNA:
- the pyrI gene encoding aspartate carbamoyltransferase regulatory subunit produces MKKLEVSAIEEGTVIDQIASKSTFKVANILDIQNIDQVVLVGVNLSSKKLNKKGIIKIGGKQLTQEEVNKIALIAPDATLNIIKNSEVVRKFQVAIPDTLEGIVRCFNPNCVSNHQMIQSKFHVMNKNPIKIRCYYCERHMGGDDIELA; encoded by the coding sequence ATGAAAAAACTTGAGGTGTCAGCAATTGAAGAGGGTACGGTAATAGATCAGATTGCCAGCAAGAGTACTTTTAAGGTTGCAAACATACTGGATATCCAGAATATCGATCAGGTTGTTCTGGTCGGTGTTAACTTGTCCAGTAAGAAGTTGAACAAAAAAGGGATCATAAAGATTGGCGGGAAGCAACTTACCCAGGAAGAGGTTAACAAGATTGCTTTGATTGCTCCGGATGCCACCTTGAACATAATCAAGAATTCTGAAGTTGTGAGAAAATTTCAAGTTGCGATTCCAGATACACTAGAGGGGATTGTCAGGTGTTTTAATCCAAACTGTGTGAGCAACCATCAAATGATTCAAAGTAAATTTCATGTAATGAATAAAAACCCCATAAAGATTCGTTGCTATTATTGTGAACGTCATATGGGGGGAGATGATATAGAGCTGGCTT
- the pyrB gene encoding aspartate carbamoyltransferase, with the protein MVLLKNRDIISILDFTKEEISYILDLSKKMDKQRHTDLLKGKILANLFFEPSTRTKLSFETAMKRLGGDVIGFDDPDKTSTAKGESLKDSVKIVEGYCDIIVIRHFLEGASRLAADTVNVPVINAGDGACQHPTQTFLDLYTIKNTKGGLEGLTVGFLGDLKYGRTAHSLAYALAHFNAEMFFISPPSLRIPKDYIEQLQSRGVSYHEVDSLSEVSSKLDILYCTRIQKERFADPVEYEKVRGIYKLSRTVLDNLKIGNDLKILHPLPRVEEMDESLDSTDYAVYFQQAHSGVPVREALLAALLGALQ; encoded by the coding sequence ATGGTACTGTTGAAGAATAGAGACATTATTTCTATTTTAGACTTTACAAAGGAGGAGATATCATACATCCTGGATCTGTCCAAAAAAATGGATAAGCAACGCCACACTGATTTATTAAAAGGAAAAATACTTGCCAATCTGTTTTTCGAACCTTCCACAAGGACAAAATTAAGCTTTGAAACAGCAATGAAGAGGCTGGGAGGGGACGTTATTGGTTTTGATGATCCGGATAAAACTTCCACGGCAAAGGGTGAATCTTTAAAGGATTCGGTGAAGATTGTTGAAGGGTATTGTGACATAATAGTCATACGACACTTCCTTGAAGGTGCGTCCCGTCTCGCTGCTGATACGGTTAATGTGCCCGTTATCAATGCGGGTGATGGTGCGTGTCAACATCCTACCCAAACCTTTCTGGATCTTTACACAATCAAGAACACAAAAGGTGGGCTTGAAGGTTTGACGGTTGGTTTTTTGGGAGATTTAAAGTATGGGAGAACGGCGCATTCTCTGGCATATGCTCTTGCCCATTTTAATGCAGAGATGTTCTTTATCTCTCCTCCCAGTCTGAGAATCCCTAAAGACTATATCGAGCAGTTACAATCGAGGGGAGTTTCTTATCATGAAGTAGACTCCTTGTCCGAGGTAAGCAGTAAGCTCGATATTCTTTACTGCACAAGGATACAAAAGGAGCGGTTTGCAGATCCGGTAGAATATGAAAAGGTCAGAGGTATTTATAAGCTGAGCAGGACTGTTTTGGACAACCTTAAGATTGGTAATGATCTCAAAATACTTCATCCTCTTCCAAGAGTAGAAGAGATGGATGAAAGTCTGGATTCAACCGATTATGCAGTCTATTTTCAGCAGGCGCATAGCGGTGTTCCTGTAAGAGAAGCATTACTGGCAGCATTGTTGGGTGCTTTACAATGA